One window from the genome of Streptomyces sp. NBC_00597 encodes:
- a CDS encoding RICIN domain-containing protein, giving the protein MSVHGSRTAWAAALLSAAVGGGLLTAGPATALSGSDAPGSGYAFAAKLNVGDKASCSGALVDAQWVITAASCFRNGSAAVPAGKPALKTTVTVGRTDLTQSTGTVVEAAELVPHADRDLVMVKLAWRVVGVEPVKVATTAPLAGEQLTSLGFGRTKTEWVPDKAHTGVFTVASVDGGTLGLNASGGAVVCKGDAGGPALRQTDGGPELAAVNSRSWQGGCLGTDAAETRTGALDVRVDDVAAWVDQVRKTTPAVRLASVVPNVTKVMGTGDFNQDGRTDIAAVTTDGNLHTFAGRPDGTFEYGRPLWRADGSWGPAKKIIGGDFNGDGFTDIASVWSNGALRLYAGRSDGSLADGKAMWADASTNWDAMRQLDRYRAPGSDRDGLIAVWGTGDAKGSLHAYSTTADGVLTSQSRKMWPDNTWLGIQKITTGDFNNDGRDDVVAIASDGALRRYSGDAAGGLDTGVSMWHDTAWNNMPVLLSGDFNGDGKTDLGGLWSNQQRFNFYRGNGQGAVAPGANAWPSPLPLPAGGQIRNMNSGKCLEISGSSKDDDAPAQQWTCGAQAGAKWELRPTATAGVYQIVNVNSGKCLEIINSIKDNGARAQQYTCHDIPTMLWTIKQAGSTVSLNISNVNSGKTLEISDSSKDNGAPAQQWEHSSDPSFATQSWYL; this is encoded by the coding sequence ATGTCCGTACATGGTTCACGCACCGCGTGGGCTGCCGCCCTGCTTTCCGCCGCAGTGGGGGGTGGACTGCTCACCGCCGGTCCCGCCACGGCCCTCAGCGGCAGCGATGCTCCGGGCAGCGGCTACGCCTTCGCCGCGAAACTCAACGTGGGTGACAAAGCGTCCTGTTCGGGGGCGTTGGTCGATGCCCAGTGGGTGATCACCGCCGCGTCCTGTTTCCGCAACGGCTCCGCCGCGGTCCCGGCCGGCAAGCCCGCCCTGAAGACCACCGTCACCGTGGGACGCACCGATCTCACGCAGTCCACGGGCACCGTGGTCGAAGCGGCGGAGCTCGTTCCGCACGCGGACCGCGACCTGGTGATGGTGAAGCTCGCCTGGCGGGTCGTCGGGGTGGAGCCGGTCAAGGTCGCCACCACCGCCCCGTTGGCGGGCGAGCAACTCACGTCTTTGGGGTTCGGGCGGACGAAGACGGAATGGGTCCCGGACAAGGCGCACACCGGGGTCTTCACCGTGGCCTCCGTCGACGGTGGCACGCTCGGCCTGAACGCATCGGGCGGCGCGGTGGTCTGCAAGGGTGACGCCGGCGGTCCGGCTCTTCGTCAGACGGACGGCGGTCCCGAGCTGGCGGCGGTCAATTCTCGTTCCTGGCAGGGCGGCTGTCTGGGCACGGACGCGGCCGAGACCCGCACCGGGGCGCTCGACGTCCGTGTCGACGACGTGGCGGCCTGGGTGGACCAGGTCCGCAAGACCACTCCCGCGGTGCGTCTGGCGTCCGTGGTGCCCAACGTCACCAAGGTGATGGGGACGGGCGACTTCAACCAGGACGGCCGTACGGACATCGCCGCCGTCACCACTGACGGCAACCTGCACACCTTCGCCGGCCGTCCCGACGGCACCTTCGAGTACGGCCGCCCGCTGTGGCGGGCCGACGGCAGCTGGGGTCCCGCCAAGAAGATCATCGGGGGTGACTTCAACGGCGACGGGTTCACCGACATCGCCTCCGTCTGGAGCAACGGCGCTCTGCGCCTGTACGCGGGCCGGTCCGACGGCAGCCTGGCCGACGGCAAGGCGATGTGGGCGGACGCGAGCACCAACTGGGACGCCATGCGGCAACTCGACCGCTACCGGGCGCCGGGCTCCGACCGCGACGGGCTCATCGCCGTCTGGGGTACGGGTGACGCCAAGGGGTCCCTGCACGCGTACTCCACGACCGCGGACGGCGTGCTGACCAGCCAGAGCCGCAAGATGTGGCCGGACAACACCTGGCTGGGCATCCAGAAGATCACCACCGGCGACTTCAACAACGACGGCCGCGACGACGTCGTGGCCATCGCCTCCGACGGCGCCCTGCGCCGCTACAGCGGCGACGCCGCCGGCGGCCTCGACACCGGCGTCTCCATGTGGCACGACACCGCCTGGAACAACATGCCCGTCCTGTTGTCCGGTGACTTCAACGGCGACGGCAAGACCGACCTCGGCGGTCTGTGGAGCAACCAGCAGCGCTTCAACTTCTACCGGGGCAACGGACAGGGCGCCGTCGCCCCGGGCGCCAACGCCTGGCCCTCTCCCCTCCCCCTGCCCGCAGGCGGTCAGATCCGCAACATGAACAGCGGCAAGTGCCTGGAGATCTCCGGCTCCAGCAAGGACGACGACGCCCCCGCCCAGCAGTGGACCTGCGGCGCGCAGGCCGGCGCGAAGTGGGAGCTCCGCCCCACGGCCACCGCAGGTGTCTACCAGATCGTGAACGTGAACAGCGGCAAGTGTCTGGAGATCATCAACTCCATCAAGGACAACGGCGCCCGTGCGCAGCAGTACACCTGCCACGACATCCCCACCATGCTCTGGACGATCAAGCAGGCCGGCAGCACCGTCAGCCTGAACATCAGCAACGTCAACAGCGGCAAGACCCTGGAGATCTCCGACTCCAGCAAGGACAACGGCGCCCCCGCCCAGCAGTGGGAGCACTCCTCCGACCCGTCCTTCGCCACTCAGAGCTGGTACCTGTAA
- a CDS encoding ALF repeat-containing protein, translated as MQETFWSRRRFTTALAASAAAVSTPWLFTTPVRAATGAAAPAGDALTLPDTDRAKVVKAWILGGRSVKQAAAYVLGGTDQEITTFLTEQLPKATRTDNRVAAFTYLGNGGKSVRRDASAALTGGDEAISTFVKDGFRSSVTEDMRVTTLSVMANGGKSVKRDGNAALTAGTDQALEQFLLTGQYNARLEDTRVEVIRSLATAGPELKKYANRALSGTADDMQWYLDTGQHIARARDQEAATIAQLVAIVERESARAREQTDLAVEASERATTAAGKAKEKAETAAAEAEKARDDVRRSAEAARQAATAASGAASAARTAIRASSAAVQASQRASWAATAASQAAAAAGSAATRAYNAAIAASKDATKTNEAKDAAVAARDAAAKAYSAAKAADDAAVASEQSASAGLAAADAARDAAAAAKASAQAADASGVAQGEAAEAKRQAAIASDAANQATNAASTAQALASTAAQAARRANAAAKSAAGHAEKAADAAEEAVKYAGQAIDFANKSTAYADEAVKAANLATQAIADALTVEKNARAAEAATLAADKLEGMKEAAQLAQLDKSERAAALNKRTQAQQTAQATKDLITKAEQALGNDDLTAAAALGRQAAIALLDSKGIWTRQAARFALAGSDYDVHSWIDLDRQLAESQDDRETILFIAQVSEPAVAKAAAQALAGGVPAAGDFNTSGVIKSRAEDNRVNILKILNAKPGKTVTKAANDALNKNTPEALQKFFDEDLAEAVEEDDAVTTMTIIASGDAYAKAYAEVAMEGPAWMRRRFVESVRHRAAQLDYDSLSHAAAMQAAIAAAAKIAQEAQKDAALASQVAAVARDAGQKAQEWAQKALDSAKLADDYKEQARKHADSADKSAADAQASANKAKDAAATAQSASRAANHSANRAIDAARSALASSNSAQASAANAHQSELDAGRDAKTAATAAAEARQIAADKRTAEVREAARAAAEQAQKDRDANHNPSDTTNNDTVNPKGSQPGKDEWWNDAKWWADTADKVSTAAGLLAAGFAVSCVFFPAAPVLGSIAAVCLGISVVAAGVSAIATGIEYGFTSGEFVSSAGRAALGLVTRGGGRAATAVAKPVVRTVEKAAGAASKMFYDLVS; from the coding sequence GTGCAGGAAACATTTTGGAGTCGGCGTCGATTCACGACCGCTCTCGCAGCGAGCGCAGCCGCCGTCTCCACCCCCTGGCTGTTCACCACCCCGGTCCGGGCGGCCACTGGCGCGGCCGCGCCGGCCGGCGACGCGCTGACGCTTCCGGACACGGATCGGGCCAAGGTCGTCAAGGCGTGGATCCTGGGCGGCCGCTCGGTCAAGCAGGCGGCTGCCTACGTACTCGGCGGCACCGACCAGGAGATCACGACCTTCCTCACCGAGCAGCTGCCGAAGGCCACACGGACCGACAACCGTGTCGCCGCGTTCACCTACCTGGGCAACGGGGGCAAGAGCGTTCGAAGGGACGCGAGCGCCGCCCTCACCGGTGGCGACGAGGCGATATCCACGTTCGTCAAGGACGGCTTCCGCTCCTCGGTCACCGAGGACATGCGGGTCACCACCCTCAGCGTCATGGCCAACGGTGGAAAGAGCGTCAAGCGGGACGGCAACGCCGCGCTGACCGCCGGCACCGACCAGGCGCTGGAGCAGTTCTTGCTCACCGGCCAGTACAACGCCAGGCTGGAGGACACCCGGGTAGAGGTCATCCGCAGCCTCGCGACGGCCGGCCCGGAGCTCAAGAAGTACGCGAACCGCGCCCTGAGCGGGACCGCGGACGACATGCAGTGGTACCTCGACACCGGCCAGCACATCGCCCGGGCCCGCGACCAGGAAGCCGCCACCATCGCGCAGTTGGTCGCCATCGTCGAGCGCGAGAGCGCGCGTGCCCGGGAGCAGACCGACCTTGCCGTCGAGGCCTCCGAGCGGGCGACGACAGCTGCGGGCAAGGCCAAGGAGAAGGCCGAAACGGCTGCGGCCGAAGCCGAGAAGGCACGGGACGACGTCCGCAGGTCCGCCGAGGCGGCCCGCCAGGCCGCCACCGCCGCCAGCGGCGCCGCGTCCGCCGCCCGGACGGCCATCCGTGCCTCCTCGGCCGCGGTCCAGGCGTCCCAGCGGGCGTCCTGGGCGGCCACGGCGGCCTCCCAGGCGGCAGCCGCCGCCGGATCGGCGGCCACTCGCGCCTACAACGCCGCGATCGCCGCGTCGAAGGACGCGACGAAGACCAACGAGGCGAAGGACGCGGCCGTCGCCGCCCGCGACGCTGCCGCGAAGGCGTACTCCGCTGCCAAGGCGGCCGACGACGCAGCCGTCGCTTCCGAGCAGTCCGCGAGCGCCGGCCTGGCCGCCGCCGACGCGGCCCGTGACGCCGCGGCCGCCGCCAAGGCCTCCGCCCAGGCGGCTGACGCCTCCGGCGTCGCCCAGGGCGAGGCGGCCGAGGCCAAGCGCCAGGCCGCGATCGCCTCCGACGCCGCCAACCAGGCGACCAACGCCGCCTCCACGGCCCAGGCACTGGCCTCGACCGCGGCGCAGGCCGCGCGCAGGGCGAACGCTGCGGCCAAGTCCGCCGCCGGGCACGCCGAGAAGGCTGCCGATGCGGCCGAAGAAGCCGTCAAGTACGCCGGCCAGGCCATCGACTTCGCGAACAAGTCCACCGCGTACGCCGACGAGGCGGTCAAGGCGGCGAACCTCGCGACGCAGGCGATCGCCGACGCGCTGACCGTGGAGAAGAACGCCCGCGCAGCCGAGGCGGCCACGCTGGCAGCCGACAAGCTGGAAGGCATGAAGGAAGCCGCGCAGCTCGCCCAGCTGGACAAGAGCGAGCGCGCTGCCGCCCTGAACAAGCGCACCCAGGCACAGCAGACCGCCCAGGCCACGAAGGACCTCATAACCAAGGCGGAGCAGGCCCTCGGCAACGACGACCTCACCGCCGCCGCCGCGCTCGGCCGCCAGGCAGCCATCGCACTGCTGGATTCCAAGGGCATCTGGACCCGTCAGGCCGCCCGCTTCGCACTCGCCGGATCCGACTACGACGTCCACTCCTGGATCGACCTCGACCGGCAGCTCGCCGAGTCCCAGGACGACCGCGAGACGATCCTCTTCATCGCCCAGGTCTCCGAGCCGGCCGTCGCGAAGGCAGCGGCTCAGGCCCTCGCCGGCGGCGTCCCCGCGGCAGGGGACTTCAACACCTCCGGCGTCATCAAGTCGCGCGCCGAGGACAACAGGGTCAACATCCTGAAGATTCTGAACGCGAAGCCCGGCAAGACCGTCACCAAGGCCGCCAACGACGCGCTCAACAAGAACACGCCGGAAGCCCTCCAGAAGTTCTTCGACGAGGACCTCGCCGAGGCCGTCGAAGAGGACGACGCCGTCACGACCATGACGATCATCGCCAGCGGCGACGCGTACGCCAAGGCCTACGCGGAGGTGGCCATGGAGGGCCCCGCGTGGATGCGCCGGCGCTTCGTGGAATCCGTCCGGCACCGAGCCGCCCAGCTCGACTACGACTCCCTCAGCCACGCCGCCGCCATGCAGGCGGCGATCGCGGCAGCGGCCAAGATCGCCCAGGAGGCCCAGAAGGACGCGGCCCTCGCCTCCCAGGTCGCGGCAGTGGCCCGGGACGCCGGCCAGAAGGCTCAGGAGTGGGCCCAGAAAGCCCTGGACTCGGCGAAACTGGCCGATGACTACAAGGAGCAGGCCCGCAAGCACGCGGACTCCGCGGACAAGTCCGCCGCCGACGCCCAGGCTTCGGCGAACAAGGCCAAGGACGCCGCCGCCACCGCCCAGAGCGCCTCCCGCGCGGCGAACCACTCCGCCAACCGCGCCATCGACGCGGCCCGCAGCGCACTGGCCTCCTCCAACAGCGCCCAGGCCTCCGCCGCCAATGCCCACCAGTCCGAGCTCGACGCCGGCCGGGACGCCAAGACCGCTGCCACGGCCGCCGCCGAGGCACGCCAGATCGCAGCGGACAAGCGGACGGCGGAAGTGAGGGAAGCCGCACGCGCCGCCGCCGAGCAGGCGCAGAAGGACCGGGACGCCAACCACAACCCCTCGGACACGACGAACAACGACACGGTCAACCCCAAGGGAAGCCAGCCCGGCAAGGACGAATGGTGGAACGACGCCAAATGGTGGGCTGACACCGCCGACAAGGTGAGCACGGCCGCAGGGCTCCTGGCAGCAGGCTTCGCCGTCTCCTGCGTCTTCTTCCCGGCGGCACCCGTCCTCGGCAGCATCGCCGCAGTCTGCCTCGGTATTTCCGTCGTCGCCGCCGGAGTCAGCGCAATCGCCACCGGAATCGAATACGGCTTCACCAGCGGTGAATTCGTTTCATCCGCCGGCCGCGCGGCACTGGGACTCGTCACCCGAGGCGGCGGACGCGCAGCCACCGCCGTGGCCAAGCCGGTCGTTCGAACCGTGGAAAAGGCCGCCGGGGCCGCATCCAAGATGTTCTACGACCTCGTCTCCTGA
- a CDS encoding FG-GAP-like repeat-containing protein, with protein sequence MKRTTPLGLVLLAGVATALGLGASPAAAAVQPAPPLVRIMPLGDSITAGAGSSHGAGYRSELWGLIEGQARYTPDFVGSGSFGNVSDPDNEGHSGWTIDDVRSNIDRWQTAADPDVVLLHLGINDLNTHHADPADAARRLSSLVDRIVANRPGVTVIVQGLLTDTPGLEPQTRAFNAALRGQEAARRARGERFRFVEPPRLDVAAELPDHLHPNDAGYRKMALAYRDGLEQSVTDGWAVRPRGPRAGTETGGAGPVRWADFDGDGRPDYLTIADSGEVRAWRNEGGKPGGGWKALGAVATGTTRDRTRVHLADFDGDGRSDYWVVNSDGSVNVWLNRGGDPAGAGGWQGIGKVATGTTIRPEQVRVADFDGDGRADYLTIADNGAVHAYLNRGGDGVGDTGWRDIGQVATGTTTDRSRVRLADYDGDGRADYWMISASGSVTTYLNRGGDSHGGWKYLGQTATGLTTDHDKVQLSDFDGDSHADYLLTGSDGSIGIHLFDGGDPSGPHGWNPIGTVIDATPKETRTLPPSVG encoded by the coding sequence ATGAAGCGCACCACCCCACTCGGCCTCGTCCTGCTGGCGGGCGTCGCGACCGCACTCGGCCTCGGCGCCTCACCGGCCGCCGCAGCCGTCCAGCCCGCCCCACCCCTGGTGAGGATCATGCCGCTCGGTGACTCGATCACCGCGGGCGCGGGCAGTTCCCACGGCGCCGGATACCGCTCGGAGCTGTGGGGCCTGATCGAGGGCCAGGCACGCTACACACCCGACTTCGTCGGCTCCGGCTCCTTCGGCAACGTCAGCGACCCCGACAACGAGGGTCACAGCGGCTGGACCATCGACGACGTCCGCTCGAACATCGACCGCTGGCAGACCGCAGCCGACCCCGACGTCGTCCTGCTACACCTGGGCATCAACGACCTCAACACCCATCACGCCGACCCTGCGGACGCTGCACGGCGACTGTCCTCACTCGTCGACCGCATCGTCGCCAATCGACCCGGGGTGACCGTCATCGTCCAGGGCCTGCTCACCGACACCCCGGGGCTCGAACCACAGACGCGGGCTTTCAATGCCGCCCTCCGTGGCCAGGAAGCGGCGCGCCGCGCCCGCGGCGAGCGGTTCCGTTTCGTTGAACCGCCCCGCCTGGACGTCGCGGCCGAGTTGCCCGACCACCTGCACCCCAATGACGCCGGCTACCGCAAGATGGCCCTGGCGTACCGCGACGGCCTGGAGCAGTCCGTCACCGACGGCTGGGCCGTGCGGCCGCGCGGGCCGCGGGCCGGTACGGAGACGGGCGGCGCCGGCCCCGTACGGTGGGCGGACTTCGACGGCGACGGACGTCCCGATTACCTCACCATCGCGGACAGCGGTGAGGTGCGGGCCTGGCGCAACGAAGGCGGGAAGCCGGGTGGCGGCTGGAAGGCGCTCGGCGCCGTCGCCACCGGCACGACGAGGGACCGTACGCGGGTGCATCTGGCCGACTTCGACGGAGACGGCAGGAGCGACTACTGGGTCGTCAACTCCGACGGGTCCGTCAACGTGTGGCTCAACCGCGGCGGCGACCCCGCGGGAGCAGGCGGGTGGCAGGGCATCGGCAAGGTGGCCACCGGCACGACGATCCGTCCCGAACAGGTCCGTGTGGCCGACTTCGACGGAGACGGCAGGGCCGACTACCTCACCATCGCCGACAACGGCGCCGTCCACGCGTACCTCAACCGCGGCGGCGACGGGGTGGGCGACACCGGCTGGCGCGACATCGGCCAGGTGGCCACCGGCACCACGACGGACCGGAGCCGGGTGCGGCTGGCCGACTACGACGGCGACGGCAGGGCCGATTACTGGATGATCAGCGCCAGCGGCAGCGTCACCACCTATCTCAACCGCGGCGGGGACAGCCACGGCGGCTGGAAGTACCTCGGGCAGACCGCAACCGGCCTCACCACCGACCACGACAAGGTCCAGCTGTCCGACTTCGACGGGGACAGCCACGCCGACTACCTCCTCACCGGCTCCGACGGCAGCATCGGCATCCACCTCTTCGACGGGGGCGACCCCTCCGGGCCCCACGGCTGGAATCCCATCGGCACCGTCATCGACGCCACGCCCAAGGAAACCCGGACGCTACCCCCTTCAGTCGGATGA
- a CDS encoding FG-GAP-like repeat-containing protein, protein MSAPRPRTARMTGLLAAATAVAAGLTTAGSAQALTGPEAPTGQYASVVKLNIGDDANGLACTAALVNEWWVATAASCFAPAPGQQVPAGKPALKSTVTLADGRALEVSELVPRTDRDVVLARLGVPARGAATVKPAATLPAAGADLTAAGFGRTKTEWVPDKLHTGAFTVNATDATTLTITGKGTDAICKGDTGGPLLNAAGELVGVNSRSWQGGCLGTNPAETRTGAVSARTDDLGEWIATVTDPLLVRSGQIIESGTTLVGKNLKLSMQADGNLVIYHNSGGEGKGAALWSSNTYGNPGAYAIMQADGNFAVYTKTGGDGKGGHLWSTATFGNAGAYLRFQDDGNLVVYKKDGGEGTGGGLWSSETGMRPNTLPSDGRYPAGFWMDSPAKIFVMACDGRLYVWDKSQAKQVWSSDVAGGDGSYLSMQRDGNLVAYRKGGGDGTGNSYWSTATYGNTGAYLTFQNDGNLVVYRKDGGEGKGGALWASGTVPTDPRPSAAVNEAGGSDRVRWADFDGDRKPDYITIADNGAVSVWLNHGGDPAGANGWQGLGQVASGTTTDRSRVRLADFDGDGKADYLVINANGSVNAWLNRGGDKVAPWKALGQVATGVTTDQSKVRFADWDGDGRTDYLVFNDTGAVDVYLNRGGDQVAPWQGIGRVTTGATTDRNRVRFADSDGDGKADYYVVKPDGKVDLFLNRGGDVVPNNGWSVVGQVTGGQTTDHTKVQFVDFNADTHADYVLAGAGSSASVLAWNGGDPAGAKGWTDLGKVASGA, encoded by the coding sequence ATGTCTGCACCCCGTCCGCGGACCGCGCGGATGACCGGCCTGCTCGCAGCCGCCACCGCCGTCGCAGCCGGTCTCACCACCGCCGGATCCGCCCAGGCCCTCACGGGCCCCGAGGCCCCGACCGGCCAGTACGCATCCGTCGTCAAGCTGAACATCGGCGACGACGCCAACGGCCTTGCGTGCACCGCGGCGCTCGTCAACGAGTGGTGGGTCGCCACCGCCGCCAGCTGCTTCGCCCCCGCCCCGGGCCAGCAGGTTCCGGCCGGGAAGCCCGCCCTGAAGTCGACGGTCACCCTCGCGGACGGCCGGGCCCTCGAAGTGTCCGAACTCGTCCCGCGCACCGATCGCGACGTGGTCCTCGCCCGTCTGGGGGTGCCCGCCCGAGGCGCGGCCACGGTCAAACCCGCCGCCACCCTCCCTGCCGCCGGCGCGGACCTCACCGCCGCCGGTTTCGGCCGGACGAAGACCGAGTGGGTACCCGACAAGCTCCACACCGGTGCCTTCACGGTCAATGCGACCGACGCCACCACCCTGACCATCACCGGCAAGGGCACCGACGCGATCTGCAAGGGCGACACCGGAGGTCCGCTGCTGAACGCGGCCGGGGAGCTCGTCGGCGTCAACAGCCGGTCCTGGCAGGGCGGCTGCCTCGGCACCAACCCCGCCGAGACCCGTACCGGCGCCGTCTCCGCCCGTACCGACGACCTCGGCGAGTGGATCGCCACGGTCACCGACCCGCTTCTGGTCCGCTCCGGTCAGATCATCGAGTCGGGCACGACCCTCGTCGGCAAGAACCTCAAGCTCTCCATGCAGGCAGACGGCAACCTGGTCATCTACCACAACAGCGGTGGTGAGGGTAAGGGCGCTGCGCTCTGGTCCTCCAACACCTACGGCAACCCGGGCGCGTACGCGATCATGCAGGCCGACGGCAACTTCGCCGTCTACACGAAGACCGGTGGGGACGGCAAGGGCGGTCACCTCTGGTCCACCGCCACCTTCGGCAACGCCGGCGCGTACCTGCGCTTCCAGGACGACGGCAACCTCGTCGTGTACAAGAAGGACGGCGGGGAGGGTACCGGCGGCGGCCTGTGGTCGTCGGAGACCGGGATGCGCCCGAACACCCTGCCCAGCGACGGCCGCTACCCGGCCGGTTTCTGGATGGACAGCCCCGCCAAGATCTTCGTCATGGCCTGCGACGGCCGCCTGTACGTCTGGGACAAGAGCCAGGCCAAGCAGGTGTGGAGTTCCGACGTCGCCGGCGGCGACGGCTCCTACCTCTCCATGCAGCGCGACGGCAACCTCGTCGCCTACCGCAAGGGCGGCGGCGACGGAACAGGCAATTCCTACTGGTCCACCGCCACCTACGGCAACACCGGCGCGTACCTCACCTTCCAGAACGACGGCAACCTCGTCGTCTACCGGAAGGACGGCGGCGAGGGCAAGGGCGGCGCCCTCTGGGCCAGCGGAACCGTCCCCACCGACCCGCGTCCTTCCGCCGCGGTGAACGAGGCCGGCGGCAGTGACCGGGTGCGCTGGGCCGACTTCGACGGCGACCGCAAGCCCGACTACATCACCATCGCCGACAACGGTGCCGTGTCCGTGTGGCTGAACCACGGCGGTGACCCCGCCGGTGCGAACGGCTGGCAGGGCCTGGGCCAGGTCGCGTCCGGTACGACCACCGATCGCTCCCGGGTGCGTCTGGCCGACTTCGACGGGGACGGCAAGGCCGACTACCTCGTCATCAATGCCAACGGCTCCGTGAACGCATGGCTCAACCGCGGGGGCGACAAGGTCGCGCCGTGGAAGGCCCTCGGTCAGGTCGCGACCGGCGTCACCACGGACCAGAGCAAGGTCCGCTTCGCCGACTGGGACGGCGACGGCCGCACCGACTACCTCGTCTTCAACGACACCGGCGCCGTCGACGTCTACCTCAACCGCGGCGGCGACCAGGTCGCCCCCTGGCAGGGCATCGGCCGAGTGACGACGGGTGCCACCACCGACCGCAACCGGGTGCGGTTCGCCGACTCCGACGGCGACGGCAAGGCCGACTACTACGTCGTCAAGCCCGACGGCAAGGTCGACCTCTTCCTCAACCGCGGCGGTGACGTCGTCCCGAACAACGGCTGGAGCGTCGTCGGCCAGGTCACGGGCGGACAGACCACCGACCACACCAAGGTCCAGTTCGTCGACTTCAACGCCGACACCCACGCCGACTACGTCCTCGCCGGTGCCGGCAGCAGCGCCTCCGTCCTCGCCTGGAACGGCGGTGACCCGGCCGGCGCCAAGGGCTGGACCGACCTCGGCAAGGTCGCCAGCGGCGCCTGA